In a genomic window of Agarivorans albus:
- a CDS encoding biotin-dependent carboxyltransferase family protein yields the protein MTKAASLTVLRSGPQMLVVDQGRIGFQHIGVSPGGPADKHAFNWANRLLANPVNSPALEIAFGGAKLHFEQACQIAVCGAAVTLSFEINKANNKPITTWQSINVGAGQTLHIGPSRSGLRAYLAIQGGFLLDSELNSVSSSPKQTLGPFNGRALKQNDKLLYPIKSAKQLASTPVQQTPHQFIPNYKEHLKLALIPGYQFHAFSPQQRQQILQQEYQLSELSDRMGVRLEGIAIDNVPQAKESEAIALGAVQIPPNGLPIILSVDRQTIGGYPKLGCISRLDLFALNQRHPKQSISFYLSSVEEQRQRWLAFENFFN from the coding sequence GTGACTAAAGCAGCCTCACTCACCGTGCTTCGTAGCGGTCCGCAGATGTTAGTTGTTGATCAAGGGCGTATTGGCTTTCAACACATCGGCGTTAGCCCAGGTGGTCCCGCAGACAAGCACGCCTTTAATTGGGCTAACCGCTTGTTAGCAAATCCGGTTAACAGCCCTGCCCTAGAAATCGCCTTTGGTGGCGCTAAGCTGCATTTTGAGCAAGCCTGCCAGATTGCGGTGTGTGGCGCGGCAGTAACGCTTAGCTTTGAAATAAATAAAGCAAACAACAAACCGATTACCACTTGGCAGAGTATTAATGTGGGAGCCGGTCAAACTTTACACATAGGTCCTAGTCGCTCAGGGCTAAGAGCATATTTGGCGATACAAGGCGGCTTTTTACTCGACAGCGAGCTAAATAGTGTAAGCAGTTCACCGAAGCAGACTTTAGGTCCCTTTAATGGGCGGGCTTTAAAGCAAAATGACAAACTCCTTTATCCTATAAAAAGTGCTAAGCAACTGGCCTCCACTCCAGTGCAACAAACTCCGCATCAGTTTATTCCAAACTATAAAGAACACTTAAAACTCGCGCTTATTCCAGGTTATCAATTCCACGCATTTAGTCCGCAACAACGACAACAGATTTTGCAACAGGAATATCAACTCAGCGAGTTAAGCGACCGCATGGGGGTGAGATTAGAAGGCATAGCTATAGACAATGTTCCCCAGGCTAAAGAATCAGAGGCAATAGCTTTAGGCGCTGTGCAAATCCCACCTAACGGCTTACCAATAATTCTGTCTGTTGATAGGCAAACTATTGGTGGTTACCCCAAATTGGGTTGTATCTCTCGGCTAGACTTATTTGCTTTAAACCAACGGCATCCAAAGCAAAGCATAAGCTTTTACTTAAGCAGTGTTGAGGAACAACGACAGCGCTGGCTAGCCTTTGAAAACTTCTTCAACTAA
- a CDS encoding 5-oxoprolinase subunit B family protein has product MYCIDYVNEDSVLVSSISAPHCQALPDLANFLKNQLTNITDIIVASDTLLCIGNSQTQFESIGISVQQFEVQLSKRTSHQVFDIPVCYAEQLAPDLTAVAQQLQLSVNQAIELHKQSVYKVKMIGFMPGFTYLSGLNPQLKLPRKSTPLSKVPAGSLAIAEDMSAVYPSDSPGGWHIIGQSPIKLFDKHLDPMCPLTVGDQVRFVELSYKEFLSYGDSSD; this is encoded by the coding sequence ATGTACTGCATCGATTATGTTAATGAAGATAGCGTGCTGGTAAGCAGCATATCAGCCCCCCACTGCCAAGCACTGCCTGATTTAGCGAATTTTCTGAAAAACCAGCTTACCAACATCACTGATATTATCGTGGCCAGCGATACTTTACTTTGCATCGGCAATAGCCAAACGCAGTTCGAATCGATAGGCATATCTGTTCAGCAGTTTGAAGTGCAATTAAGTAAACGTACTAGTCACCAAGTATTCGATATTCCAGTTTGCTACGCAGAACAGTTAGCGCCCGATTTAACAGCAGTCGCTCAGCAACTTCAACTCAGTGTTAATCAAGCTATTGAGCTGCATAAACAAAGTGTTTATAAAGTAAAGATGATTGGCTTTATGCCTGGCTTTACTTACTTAAGCGGACTAAACCCACAGCTAAAACTGCCTCGCAAGTCCACTCCCTTAAGCAAAGTACCAGCTGGTAGCCTAGCAATAGCCGAAGATATGAGCGCCGTATATCCCAGCGATAGCCCAGGTGGCTGGCACATCATTGGCCAAAGCCCCATAAAGCTATTTGATAAACATCTCGATCCCATGTGCCCGTTAACGGTAGGTGATCAAGTACGTTTTGTTGAGCTCAGTTATAAGGAATTTCTCAGCTACGGAGACAGCAGTGACTAA
- a CDS encoding LysR family transcriptional regulator: MSKPFRAKSTLEQWRIFQAVVDYGGYAQAASQLNKSQSSLNHAVSKLQNLLGIQLLEVKGRKAYLTPMGEVMLRRSKLLSQNIQELELLAASLEQGWEPQLSLACEIIQPQAPVIKALKAFLPESRGTRVEVIDTVVSGADDAIAEGEFDLVITAHLPKGVLGERLGVVTLVPVVHRNHPLAKMPQPVSIDEVIQHVQLVIRDTGKNPQQDRGWLRAEQRWTFSSFHRVVEVLKQGLGFAWLPLHIAQPHFEDDSLVELNVSGGAAKSLVTYLVVPRPELLGPAGQHFSKLLIQHCKTLR, from the coding sequence ATGAGCAAGCCATTTCGCGCCAAAAGCACCTTAGAGCAGTGGCGTATTTTTCAGGCCGTTGTGGATTATGGTGGCTACGCACAAGCCGCCAGTCAGCTAAACAAAAGCCAATCCTCACTGAACCACGCTGTCAGTAAGTTACAAAACTTACTTGGCATTCAACTGCTTGAAGTGAAAGGTCGCAAAGCCTACTTAACCCCAATGGGCGAAGTAATGCTAAGGCGCAGTAAACTGCTTAGCCAAAACATCCAAGAGCTAGAATTACTTGCTGCAAGTCTAGAGCAAGGTTGGGAACCACAATTGAGCTTAGCTTGTGAAATTATTCAACCTCAAGCTCCCGTTATTAAAGCACTTAAAGCCTTTTTACCGGAAAGCAGAGGCACTCGTGTCGAAGTTATTGATACCGTAGTAAGTGGCGCTGATGATGCAATAGCTGAAGGTGAGTTTGACTTGGTGATCACTGCTCACTTGCCTAAAGGTGTTTTGGGTGAACGCCTCGGTGTTGTCACCTTAGTTCCAGTTGTTCATCGCAATCATCCCTTGGCTAAAATGCCACAACCAGTCTCGATAGACGAAGTGATACAACACGTCCAACTAGTGATCCGTGATACAGGTAAAAACCCTCAACAAGATAGAGGTTGGTTACGCGCCGAACAGCGCTGGACCTTTAGTAGTTTTCATCGCGTAGTAGAAGTACTTAAGCAGGGTTTAGGCTTTGCATGGCTGCCACTACATATCGCTCAACCGCATTTCGAAGATGACAGTTTGGTTGAACTTAATGTAAGTGGCGGTGCGGCCAAGTCATTGGTTACCTATCTGGTAGTGCCACGCCCAGAACTACTAGGCCCAGCTGGCCAGCATTTTTCAAAGCTACTGATTCAACATTGTAAAACGCTACGTTAA
- a CDS encoding 5-oxoprolinase subunit PxpA, with the protein MLLNCDMGESFGVWEMGVDEQLMPHIDLANIACGGHASDPNVMSRTLALAKQHAVTVGAHPSYADIAGFGRRSIPYQTDELTRLLLTQIGALDALCQFHELNLSYVKPHGALYNDMHKQPAIFEAVCKALTGLNKVPQLMVHATQCHGFISELAEKYQLSLIKEAFCDRRYLSDGSLQARSQTGAVLSTKEHILEQVDLLLTQQSLRCADDSLLEVEADTLCVHGDNQAAVKLVQAIKQQIQRSKKD; encoded by the coding sequence ATGTTACTAAATTGCGATATGGGAGAAAGTTTCGGCGTATGGGAAATGGGGGTTGATGAGCAGCTCATGCCCCATATTGATCTCGCGAATATAGCTTGTGGTGGGCATGCTTCAGATCCCAATGTAATGAGTCGTACCTTAGCACTAGCCAAGCAACATGCTGTCACAGTAGGCGCGCATCCAAGTTACGCTGACATAGCTGGCTTTGGCCGGCGTTCTATCCCCTATCAAACCGATGAGCTCACTCGCCTACTACTCACACAAATAGGTGCTTTAGATGCTTTATGCCAGTTTCATGAGCTTAACTTAAGTTATGTAAAACCACATGGCGCTTTATATAACGACATGCATAAACAGCCGGCTATATTCGAAGCAGTATGCAAAGCGCTAACTGGCCTCAATAAGGTGCCTCAACTAATGGTACACGCCACCCAATGCCATGGCTTTATCAGTGAGCTAGCAGAAAAATACCAACTATCGCTAATCAAAGAAGCCTTTTGTGATAGACGCTACTTAAGCGACGGGAGTTTACAAGCACGTAGTCAAACTGGAGCGGTACTCTCAACCAAAGAACACATATTGGAACAAGTAGATTTGTTACTCACGCAACAAAGCTTACGCTGCGCTGACGACAGCTTATTAGAAGTAGAAGCTGATACCCTGTGTGTTCATGGCGACAATCAAGCAGCCGTTAAGCTGGTTCAAGCCATCAAGCAGCAAATCCAACGCTCAAAGAAAGATTAG
- a CDS encoding glycerophosphodiester phosphodiesterase, translating to MLPNLLHRIRHFVYYLASSLKNRGIAMFGAYLLVQASWLAIFAPLSIVVSEALMSWYGLKGVANQELLAFFLSPSGYLFAIWLVAMALFNFFLQQGALTLLLAQHEVNKRSVSQAIRLLVNRAWTIARLAFLQSALLISISCTLLFIGRWLFGLMLADWDINYYLDQQRNQLWFYFAALSIGGLPLAVWLGAKWLNWWFALPFCMLQKKPLLAQLKDSTQLSIGQRKLILCLNLAWFALRTSVFIAVIAGFIWLLRISLNWWAPEDVTPLVLLLFSATVLAGGSVLSFLDTWLYASIQFYLFKVLLKQHKESVSKQHQQVLNENHRVHLGLRLMFIAVLLLGASEMKEEISAFSQRFSEPSSMLVMGHRAGGWLALENSLEGLQKSINLELPVTEIDVQLTADGQIAVVHDRDLRRLTGSDLVVPESSFAQIQQAFVDAGFSQPQALPYWLKKSANKITLNIELKRYNNSLALVPALLESLKEYPYPVIISSLDIELLEELKLQISGTELANRISTAFIAAASFGESAVQQNVDMLIVNQQWLNAWRLFSAQQRGQEVHVWTVNNAADVERLYYLRVNGVVTDSPIMALETLERLNGLSDVDHIVNSLRYWLAL from the coding sequence ATGTTGCCAAACTTACTGCATCGTATTCGCCATTTTGTTTATTACTTGGCGAGCTCATTAAAAAATCGCGGCATAGCCATGTTTGGGGCTTATCTATTAGTGCAAGCTAGCTGGCTCGCCATATTTGCGCCTTTGTCGATAGTGGTGAGTGAAGCGTTGATGTCTTGGTATGGGCTAAAGGGAGTTGCCAATCAAGAGCTATTGGCTTTCTTCTTATCGCCCAGCGGCTACTTGTTCGCTATATGGCTAGTCGCGATGGCCTTATTCAACTTCTTCTTGCAGCAGGGTGCTTTAACCTTATTGCTTGCGCAGCACGAAGTGAACAAACGTTCGGTGTCGCAGGCGATTCGTTTACTGGTTAATCGTGCTTGGACAATCGCTAGGTTAGCGTTTTTGCAATCTGCTTTGCTGATTAGCATTAGCTGTACGCTGTTGTTTATTGGCCGTTGGCTGTTTGGCTTAATGTTAGCTGACTGGGATATTAACTATTATTTAGACCAGCAACGAAATCAGCTTTGGTTTTATTTTGCCGCCTTAAGTATTGGCGGCTTACCCTTAGCTGTTTGGCTTGGCGCTAAATGGCTTAACTGGTGGTTTGCCTTGCCATTTTGCATGTTGCAGAAAAAGCCGCTGCTTGCTCAGCTCAAGGATTCCACCCAATTAAGCATTGGCCAACGTAAGTTAATTTTGTGTTTGAACCTTGCTTGGTTTGCCTTACGCACCTCTGTATTTATTGCGGTGATCGCTGGCTTTATATGGTTACTTCGCATTAGTCTAAATTGGTGGGCGCCTGAAGACGTCACTCCCTTAGTATTATTGCTTTTCAGTGCAACAGTGCTGGCGGGTGGCTCTGTTCTTAGCTTTTTAGACACTTGGCTGTACGCAAGTATTCAGTTCTATCTATTTAAGGTATTGCTAAAACAACACAAAGAAAGCGTAAGCAAACAGCACCAACAGGTTCTTAATGAAAATCATCGCGTTCACTTAGGCTTGCGCCTGATGTTTATTGCTGTTTTGTTGTTGGGCGCTAGTGAAATGAAAGAGGAAATTAGCGCCTTTAGTCAGCGTTTTAGCGAGCCAAGCTCAATGCTGGTGATGGGGCATCGGGCTGGAGGTTGGTTGGCTCTAGAAAACAGTTTAGAAGGCTTACAAAAGTCGATAAACCTGGAACTGCCGGTGACCGAGATTGATGTACAGTTGACCGCTGATGGTCAAATAGCAGTGGTTCACGATCGCGACTTACGCCGCTTAACGGGAAGTGATTTGGTGGTGCCAGAAAGCTCATTTGCGCAGATTCAACAGGCCTTTGTGGACGCAGGATTTAGCCAACCGCAGGCCTTACCTTATTGGTTAAAAAAGAGCGCCAACAAGATTACCTTAAACATTGAACTTAAACGCTACAACAATTCTTTAGCCTTGGTTCCGGCGCTATTAGAGTCTTTAAAAGAATATCCATACCCGGTCATCATAAGTAGTTTAGACATTGAGCTGCTTGAAGAACTAAAGCTGCAAATAAGCGGTACCGAGTTGGCAAATAGGATTAGCACTGCCTTTATTGCTGCAGCCAGTTTTGGTGAGTCGGCGGTTCAACAAAATGTTGATATGTTGATTGTGAACCAGCAATGGTTGAACGCTTGGCGACTTTTTAGCGCCCAGCAGCGTGGCCAAGAAGTACATGTTTGGACAGTTAACAATGCTGCAGACGTTGAGCGACTTTATTATTTACGGGTAAATGGGGTGGTTACTGACTCGCCAATAATGGCTTTAGAAACCTTAGAACGGCTTAACGGTTTAAGCGACGTTGATCATATAGTAAATAGTTTGCGCTATTGGTTAGCACTCTAA
- a CDS encoding TfoX/Sxy family DNA transformation protein, whose product MSSSPAKPKRLRDLKGFGPRSEEILAEVDIHSVEDFMAIDPYQLYGRLKAQVKGTGLNSIYAIIGAREDRHWQEIKQQHKTEILFKLDELGLAPK is encoded by the coding sequence ATGAGCAGTTCACCAGCTAAACCTAAGCGACTAAGGGACTTAAAAGGCTTTGGTCCACGCAGCGAAGAAATATTGGCAGAGGTAGATATTCACTCCGTCGAAGACTTTATGGCCATCGATCCCTACCAACTCTACGGGCGTTTAAAAGCCCAAGTAAAAGGCACTGGTTTAAACTCTATCTACGCGATAATCGGCGCAAGAGAAGATCGCCATTGGCAAGAGATTAAACAACAGCATAAAACTGAGATTTTGTTCAAGCTAGACGAACTAGGACTAGCACCTAAGTAA